CGCCGAGAACTTCATCGCGTCGCTGTTGCTGGGGGTCCGCCGGCCGTTTCGGGCGGGCGACCTGATCGAGGTGGCGGGCCGGCTGGGCGTGGTGCGGGCGATGAACATGCGGGCGACGGTGCTGGTGACGTTTGAGGGGGACTACGTGCGGATTCCCAATTCGACGATCTATAAGGAGGTCCTGGTCAACCACTCAGCGGGTCCGCAGGTGCGGGGCGATTTCGAGATCGTGGTGGGCTACGACCTGTCACTCAAGGATGTGGTCGAAGGACTGTGCGAAGCGGTTTCAGGCCATCCGCTGGTCAGACACGAGCCTGTTCCGCAGGTGCTGATCGACCAGTTCGGCACGGGTGGCATTCATCTGCGAGTCTATTACTGGTACGATCCGAAGGCAGCCGTTCCGGTCAATATCCGCGGGGAGGTGATGCTGCGGGCTCGGGTGGCCCTGACGAAGATGGAGATCACGCCGCCTCCGACCATCATCTCGCTGCAAGGAACGCAGGGAGGCATTCAGCGGCTGGCGATCACGGAGAAGGGCAGGAAAGGGACGCCGGAGACGAAGCGGGAACAGATCGCGGAGGAAGAGCAACTGGTGGCCGAGTCGCAGGGGACGGAGAGCCCCGGCGCAGCCGAGGCGATGTCGGCGCCGGTGGAGGCGGTCAGCGAGGAAGGCAGCGACCTGTTACGGTCGCCGTCGGACAGGGATTCGAACAAGGGCTGATTTCGAAAAAGGAGTTCGATCATGAAAGCGGTTGTGTTTCACGACGTGGGCGACATACGGGTGGATGAGGTTCCCGAACCGAAGATCGAGCAGTCGCACGACGCGATCGTCCGGCTGACCGTCAGCGCGATCTGCGGGACGGATCTGCACATGGTGCGCGGGACGATGGCGGACATGAAGCCGGGCACGATCCTTGGCCACGAGGGCGTGGGGATCGTCGAGCAGGCGGGCCCGCAGGTGCGCAACGTCAAGGAGGGCGACCGGGTGGTGATCTGCTCGACCATCGCGTGCGGATACTGCTCGTACTGCCGTGCGGGCTACTACGCCCAGTGCGACAACGCCAATCCCAACGGGGCGCGGGCGGGCACGTGTTTTTTCGGCGGGCCCAAGAGCACCGGTCCGATCGACGGGTTGCAGGCGGAAAAAGCGCGGGTGCCGTTCGCGAACGTCGGACTGGTCAAGGTGCCCGACGAGATCAGCGACGACCAGGCGATCCTGCTGTCGGACATCTTTCCGACGGGGTACTTCGGCGCGGACCTGGCGGAGATCAAGTCGGGCGACACGGTGGCGGTCTTCGGCTGCGGGCCGGTCGGCCAGTTCGCGATCCTCAGCGCGGAGCTGCTGGGCGCGGGGCGGATTCTGGCGGTGGACCGGATCGAGTCGCGGCTGGCGACGGCCAGGGACTTGGGCGCCGAGGTGATCAACTTTGAGGCGGAGGATCCGGTCGAGGAGATCATGGCGCTGACCGGCGGGATCGGCGTGGACCGCGCGATCGACGCGGTGGGTATCGAGGCCGAGCACGCCGAGAGCGGTCCGGCGGCCCAGGAAGCCTCGGGCGAGAAGGCGGCGCGGTTCGCCCGGCAGCGCGAGCAGGTGGCGCCGAAGACCGCCCCGTCGGGAGATCTGTGGCAGCCGGGAAGCGCGCCGTCGCAGGCGGTCGAGTGGTGTGTTCGGTCGCTGGCCAAGGCGGGCACGCTGTCGGTGATCGGGGTCTATCCGCCGACGGTGAACTTCTTCCCGTTCGGGAAGGCGATGAACATGAACCTGACGATCAACATGGGCAACTGCAACCACCGCAAGTACGTCTCGCTGCTGATGGAGCTGGTGCTCA
The window above is part of the Phycisphaerae bacterium genome. Proteins encoded here:
- a CDS encoding glutathione-dependent formaldehyde dehydrogenase, whose translation is MKAVVFHDVGDIRVDEVPEPKIEQSHDAIVRLTVSAICGTDLHMVRGTMADMKPGTILGHEGVGIVEQAGPQVRNVKEGDRVVICSTIACGYCSYCRAGYYAQCDNANPNGARAGTCFFGGPKSTGPIDGLQAEKARVPFANVGLVKVPDEISDDQAILLSDIFPTGYFGADLAEIKSGDTVAVFGCGPVGQFAILSAELLGAGRILAVDRIESRLATARDLGAEVINFEAEDPVEEIMALTGGIGVDRAIDAVGIEAEHAESGPAAQEASGEKAARFARQREQVAPKTAPSGDLWQPGSAPSQAVEWCVRSLAKAGTLSVIGVYPPTVNFFPFGKAMNMNLTINMGNCNHRKYVSLLMELVLSGAVHPEKVLTEAETLTYAIDAYEHFDRRESGWLKTALLPVEAAV